In a single window of the Acidobacteriota bacterium genome:
- a CDS encoding ethanolamine ammonia-lyase subunit EutB, translating into MPERFVFPDHRELFAKSNEVKSGDQLAGIAASSERERVAAKRALADLPLAEIIAHPLIDPDTDDVSRLLADTWDEDAFQPIRSFTVGGFREFLLADGATEAKLKAMQWGITPEIAAAVAKLMSNRDLVLAAGKLRNVTRCRNTMSERGVLGVRIQPNHPADDLGGILLSTFEGLLFGCGDAVIGVNPATDSVAGVARILHAFDRLMQAYKVPTQSCCLAHITTQLAAMDTGAPVDLLFQSVAGTEAANRSFGITLAMLREGRERVLEHHGQRDVPWLGTNVMYFETGQGSALSAEAHHGVDQLTLEARAYGVARVFDPFIVNSVVGFIGPEYLYDERQIIRAGLEDHFMGKLLGLPMGCDVCYTNHAEADQNSADNLMVLLTAAGCNYFMGVPCGDDVMLNYQSTSYHDAVAMRRLFNLRPAPEFLAWLQQTGIYRDGEPAPLAADVRRRLLSGLDSVLQQEGAK; encoded by the coding sequence ATGCCTGAGCGCTTCGTGTTTCCCGATCATCGCGAGCTCTTCGCCAAGAGCAACGAAGTGAAGTCCGGCGATCAATTGGCCGGGATCGCCGCGAGCTCCGAGCGCGAGCGCGTGGCCGCGAAGCGCGCGCTCGCCGACCTTCCCCTGGCGGAGATCATCGCGCATCCGCTCATCGATCCCGATACCGACGACGTCTCGCGGTTGCTCGCCGATACCTGGGACGAAGATGCGTTCCAGCCCATCCGTTCCTTCACCGTCGGCGGATTCCGCGAGTTCCTGCTCGCCGACGGCGCCACCGAAGCGAAGCTCAAGGCGATGCAATGGGGCATCACGCCGGAGATCGCCGCCGCCGTCGCCAAGCTGATGAGCAACCGCGACCTGGTGCTGGCCGCGGGAAAACTACGCAACGTCACGCGCTGCCGCAACACCATGAGCGAGCGCGGCGTGCTCGGCGTCCGCATCCAGCCTAATCATCCGGCAGACGATCTTGGCGGCATCCTGCTCTCTACTTTCGAGGGACTGCTCTTCGGCTGCGGCGATGCCGTCATCGGCGTGAATCCGGCGACCGATTCGGTGGCCGGCGTCGCGCGCATCCTGCACGCCTTCGATCGGCTCATGCAGGCGTACAAAGTCCCCACCCAGTCCTGCTGCCTCGCGCACATCACCACGCAACTCGCCGCCATGGACACCGGCGCGCCCGTGGATCTTCTCTTCCAATCCGTTGCCGGCACCGAAGCGGCGAATCGCAGCTTTGGGATAACGCTGGCGATGCTGCGCGAGGGCCGCGAGCGCGTGCTCGAACATCATGGCCAACGTGATGTGCCGTGGTTGGGCACGAACGTGATGTACTTCGAGACCGGCCAGGGCAGCGCGCTCTCCGCCGAAGCCCACCACGGCGTGGACCAGCTCACGCTCGAAGCCCGCGCCTACGGCGTGGCGCGCGTCTTCGACCCCTTCATCGTCAACAGCGTCGTCGGTTTCATCGGACCGGAGTATCTCTACGACGAGCGGCAGATCATCCGTGCGGGACTCGAAGACCATTTCATGGGCAAGCTGCTCGGGCTGCCCATGGGCTGCGACGTCTGCTACACCAACCACGCGGAGGCTGATCAGAACTCCGCCGACAATCTGATGGTGCTGCTCACCGCAGCGGGCTGCAACTATTTCATGGGCGTGCCGTGCGGCGACGATGTGATGCTCAACTACCAATCCACCAGTTATCACGACGCCGTCGCCATGCGCCGGCTGTTCAACCTGCGCCCCGCGCCGGAGTTCCTCGCGTGGCTACAGCAGACCGGCATCTATCGCGATGGCGAACCCGCCCCGCTCGCCGCCGATGTGCGCCGCCGGCTCCTCAGCGGCCTCGATTCGGTGCTCCAGCAAGAGGGCGCGAAATGA
- the eutC gene encoding ethanolamine ammonia-lyase subunit EutC, with the protein MTHELRSPASDAAWPELVRQVRARTPARLLAARVGVSYDSETQLRLREDHAAARDAVRTEFDLELHLGREFVAAERILVVSTRAASKREYLLRPDLGRRFSDAATAQVAAQCPPGADLQIAIGDGLSVTAVATQVPQLLPVLQREAERRGWRMGQTFAIRYCRVGLMNQIGELLRPEVLVLLIGERPGMATAESLSAYMAFRPHAGHTDADRNLISNIHVRGTNVAAAAVRIADLAQQMMQQRTSGTAVKEIFAPDAARLPGGER; encoded by the coding sequence ATGACCCACGAGCTGCGCTCGCCGGCGAGCGACGCTGCGTGGCCCGAGCTCGTGCGCCAGGTCCGCGCGCGCACCCCGGCACGCCTGCTCGCCGCGCGCGTGGGAGTTTCTTACGACAGCGAGACGCAGCTTCGCTTGCGCGAAGATCATGCCGCCGCGCGCGACGCCGTCCGCACCGAGTTCGATCTCGAGCTGCACCTCGGACGCGAGTTCGTCGCCGCTGAAAGAATCCTTGTGGTGAGCACGCGCGCCGCTTCCAAGCGTGAATACCTGCTGCGGCCGGATCTCGGCCGCCGCTTCAGCGATGCCGCAACCGCACAGGTCGCGGCCCAGTGTCCGCCCGGCGCAGACTTGCAGATCGCCATCGGCGATGGACTCTCCGTCACTGCCGTCGCCACCCAGGTCCCCCAGTTGCTGCCCGTGCTCCAGCGCGAAGCCGAGCGGCGCGGATGGCGGATGGGACAGACTTTCGCCATCCGCTATTGCCGCGTGGGCCTCATGAACCAGATCGGCGAACTCTTGCGCCCTGAGGTGCTGGTGCTGTTGATCGGGGAGCGTCCTGGCATGGCGACGGCCGAGAGCCTTTCCGCCTACATGGCATTCCGTCCGCACGCCGGACACACCGACGCCGACCGCAACCTGATCTCGAACATCCATGTCCGCGGCACGAACGTAGCTGCAGCAGCAGTGCGCATCGCTGACCTGGCGCAGCAGATGATGCAGCAACGCACCAGCGGGACGGCGGTAAAAGAAATCTTTGCACCCGATGCAGCGCGTCTGCCGGGCGGTGAGCGCTAG
- a CDS encoding M13 family metallopeptidase — MRNPLLCCLSLLLLSGMLATAQTKAAPEPTMPYTPSLDVAAMDKTADPCVDFYRYSCGGWRAKNPIPPDQTSWSVYGKLYQDNLNFLRGILEQASQAATEKKRDVVTQEIGDFYRACMDETKVEQRGLAALEPDLDAISRLKSAKEITPLIARLQFAYGRTILFAQGSTQDPDDSEQQIAELDQGGLGLPDRDYYLKDDAKSKEIRERYLLHVQKVFALMGEPAAAAKQDAATVMRMETALAKAQLSRVDRRDPYKLKHKMKVADLTQIAPNIDWVGYYQALKYPSFQILNVATPDYLKQVSAQLASDSIADWKTYLRFHVVDPASPYLPARFVDENFEFYRKYLRGAKEQQPRWKRCVQYTDRDLGEALGQAYVTRLFSPELKASTLDMTRRIEAAMGQRIRDLDWMSPETRQQALAKLAGIRNKIGYPDKWRDYSSVHIARDDFAGNVARTNEFERRRDINKVGQPVDRGEWGMTPPTVNAYYNPQMNDVNFAAGVLQPPLYDAKLDDAPNYGDTGGTIGHELTHGFDDEGSQFDAQGNLKNWWTKEDREKFDTRTKCVQDQYAQYVVVDDIHINSKLTLGEDVADLGGEILAYIAWKDATKNKQLAPRDGLNPDQRFFVGFAQWACANERPEDMRVRAVTDPHSPAKYRVNGVVVNMPEFSQAFSCKAGQPMVNAAEKVCKVW; from the coding sequence ATGCGCAACCCGCTGCTGTGCTGCCTCTCTCTCCTGCTGCTTTCCGGCATGCTTGCTACCGCACAAACCAAGGCGGCGCCGGAGCCTACGATGCCGTACACGCCGAGTCTCGACGTCGCGGCGATGGATAAAACCGCCGACCCGTGCGTCGACTTCTATCGCTACTCGTGCGGCGGGTGGCGGGCGAAGAATCCGATCCCGCCCGACCAGACTTCGTGGTCCGTCTACGGGAAGCTGTATCAGGACAATCTGAATTTCCTGCGCGGCATCCTGGAGCAGGCGTCGCAGGCGGCCACTGAAAAGAAGCGCGATGTGGTGACGCAGGAGATCGGCGATTTCTACCGCGCATGCATGGACGAGACCAAGGTCGAACAGCGTGGTTTAGCCGCGCTCGAGCCCGACCTCGACGCGATATCCAGACTCAAGTCCGCGAAAGAGATCACGCCGCTCATCGCGCGGCTGCAGTTCGCGTACGGGCGGACCATCCTGTTTGCCCAGGGGTCGACGCAGGATCCCGACGATTCGGAGCAGCAGATCGCAGAGCTTGACCAGGGCGGCTTGGGCCTGCCCGACCGCGACTACTACTTGAAAGACGATGCCAAGTCGAAGGAGATCCGCGAACGCTATCTCCTGCACGTGCAGAAAGTGTTTGCGCTGATGGGCGAACCCGCGGCCGCAGCCAAGCAAGATGCCGCTACCGTGATGCGCATGGAGACCGCGCTGGCGAAGGCGCAGCTCAGCCGCGTGGACCGCCGCGATCCCTACAAGTTGAAACACAAGATGAAGGTCGCGGACCTCACACAGATCGCGCCCAACATCGACTGGGTGGGTTACTACCAGGCCTTGAAGTATCCCAGCTTCCAGATCCTGAACGTCGCCACGCCCGACTACCTCAAGCAAGTCAGCGCGCAGCTGGCCAGCGACTCCATCGCGGATTGGAAGACTTATCTGCGGTTCCACGTGGTCGATCCTGCTTCGCCGTATCTACCGGCCAGATTCGTGGACGAGAACTTCGAGTTCTACCGGAAGTACCTGCGCGGCGCGAAGGAGCAGCAGCCGCGCTGGAAGCGTTGCGTGCAGTACACCGATCGCGATCTCGGAGAAGCGCTCGGCCAGGCCTACGTGACGCGGTTGTTCTCCCCGGAGTTGAAGGCCAGCACGCTCGACATGACGCGCCGCATCGAAGCGGCCATGGGGCAGCGCATCCGCGACCTCGACTGGATGAGTCCGGAGACCAGGCAGCAGGCGCTGGCCAAGCTGGCAGGCATCCGCAACAAGATCGGATATCCCGATAAGTGGCGTGACTACAGTTCGGTGCACATCGCGCGCGATGATTTCGCAGGCAACGTCGCGCGCACCAACGAATTCGAGCGGCGGCGCGACATCAACAAAGTCGGCCAGCCGGTGGACCGCGGCGAGTGGGGCATGACGCCGCCCACCGTCAACGCCTACTACAACCCACAGATGAACGACGTGAACTTCGCCGCCGGCGTGCTGCAGCCTCCGCTCTATGACGCGAAGCTCGATGACGCTCCGAACTATGGCGACACCGGGGGCACCATCGGCCACGAACTCACGCACGGCTTCGACGATGAGGGCAGCCAATTCGATGCCCAAGGCAACCTCAAGAACTGGTGGACGAAAGAGGACCGCGAGAAATTCGATACCCGCACCAAGTGCGTGCAGGACCAATACGCGCAGTACGTGGTGGTGGACGACATCCACATCAACAGCAAGCTCACGTTGGGCGAGGACGTGGCCGATCTGGGCGGCGAGATCCTCGCTTACATCGCGTGGAAGGACGCGACCAAGAACAAGCAGCTCGCGCCGCGGGACGGTCTCAACCCCGACCAGCGCTTCTTTGTGGGCTTCGCGCAGTGGGCGTGCGCGAATGAGCGTCCGGAGGACATGCGAGTGCGCGCCGTCACCGATCCGCATTCCCCGGCAAAGTATCGCGTGAACGGCGTGGTCGTGAACATGCCGGAGTTCTCGCAGGCATTCTCGTGCAAGGCCGGGCAGCCGATGGTCAACGCGGCAGAGAAGGTGTGCAAGGTCTGGTAG